A single genomic interval of Zingiber officinale cultivar Zhangliang chromosome 4A, Zo_v1.1, whole genome shotgun sequence harbors:
- the LOC121972510 gene encoding pentatricopeptide repeat-containing protein At2g29760, chloroplastic-like, giving the protein MRQKSMTLDAYTFQFMFKSCSLAGSTLEGKMVHALLVKHFLDCDMFVVNSLVYMYVQLDCIDDAVIVFRSIDMKDVVSWTTIIGLIADHAKDGSASKAVGVFKELMFENVEPDTIAMVAVLSACTHLQDLKLGKWLHQIVIDKRIGVSSNLAIALINMYAKGGSIKSAR; this is encoded by the exons ATGCGTCAGAAGAGCATGACGCTCGATGCCTACACATTTCAGTTCATGTTCAAGTCCTGCAGCCTTGCAGGCTCAACCTTGGAAGGGAAAATGGTGCATGCTCTGCTTGTCAAGCATTTTCTTGATTGCGACATGTTTGTAGTGAATTCTTTGGTGTATATGTATGTACAACTTGACTGCATTGACGATGCCGTGATAGTGTTTAGATCGATCGACATGAAAGATGTTGTATCCTGGACGACGATAATCGG TTTGATAGCCGACCATGCTAAAGATGGGAGCGCTTCAAAGGCCGTTGGGGTGTTCAAAGAGTTGATGTTTGAGAATGTCGAACCAGATACCATTGCAATGGTTGCAGTCCTATCGGCATGCACACACTTGCAGGATCTAAAATTGGGCAAATGGCTTCATCAGATTGTCATCGACAAGAGAATTGGTGTGAGCAGCAATCTTGCTATTGCACTAATCAATATGTATGCAAAAGGTGGAAGCATCAAGTCCGCTCGTTAG
- the LOC121970228 gene encoding uncharacterized protein LOC121970228 isoform X1, translated as MAGGSMIPGISYSVLGLQRNMNSHQESVIHQSKHGDLPMSDNHLQGSDHRVRASFMDHSKGQHNKASLSDDDELSFNDNAGEKGKKGGLPWHRMKWTDRMVRLLITAVSYIGEDSTSILQKKGKWKAISKVMAERVLYVSPQQCEDKFNDLNKRYKRLTDILGRGTSCKVVENPALLNDMNNLSEKMKEDVRKILSSKHLFYEEMCSYHNCNRLNLPADPALQHSLQLALQSRDEGDRNADSDEEGDAEDHNAVHCDLSCFRKRMKLGVNREAALSGAPSSLHSCGRSSLHSQGLAVDMNQVFPNGSKSTLVQQQWDNSCSLQLEEKRLQIQAGMLELEKQRYKWQRFVKKKDRELNRIRMENERMKLENEHMSLELRQKEIEMDLALKRT; from the coding sequence ATGGCTGGTGGAAGCATGATTCCGGGAATTTCTTACAGTGTGCTAGGTTTGCAAAGGAACATGAACAGCCATCAAGAGTCAGTGATCCACCAGTCGAAGCATGGTGATCTTCCAATGTCAGACAATCACTTGCAAGGATCTGATCATCGAGTAAGGGCTTCTTTCATGGATCACAGCAAAGGACAGCATAACAAGGCCTCCTTGAGCGACGATGATGAACTGAGCTTCAATGACAATGCAGGTGAGAAAGGGAAGAAGGGGGGATTGCCATGGCACCGCATGAAGTGGACCGATAGGATGGTTAGGCTTTTGATAACTGCTGTTTCATACATCGGAGAAGATTCTACTTCAATATTACAGAAAAAGGGGAAGTGGAAGGCAATATCGAAAGTCATGGCGGAGAGAGTCTTGTATGTTTCGCCTCAACAATGCGAAGATAAGTTCAATGATCTAAACAAAAGGTACAAGAGGCTCACTGATATTCTTGGCCGGGGCACATCGTGCAAGGTTGTTGAGAATCCAGCCTTGCTGAACGACATGAATAACCTCTCTGAAAAGATGAAGGAAGATGTGAGGAAGATTTTGAGCTCGAAACATCTTTTCTATGAGGAGATGTGCTCGTATCATAATTGTAACCGGTTGAATTTACCCGCTGACCCAGCACTCCAGCATTCGCTTCAGTTGGCACTACAAAGTCGAGATGAAGGTGATCGAAATGCTGATAGTGATGAGGAAGGTGACGCGGAAGACCATAATGCTGTGCATTGTGACTTATCATGCTTTCGGAAAAGGATGAAGCTTGGAGTGAATCGTGAAGCAGCACTTTCTGGAGCTCCTTCAAGTTTACACAGTTGTGGCAGAAGCAGCCTCCATTCTCAAGGTTTAGCAGTCGATATGAACCAGGTTTTTCCAAATGGATCTAAATCCACACTAGTACAGCAACAATGGGATAATTCTTGTTCACTTCAGCTTGAAGAGAAGCGGTTGCAGATTCAAGCCGGGATGTTGGAACTCGAGAAGCAGCGTTACAAGTGGCAAAggtttgttaagaagaaagaccgAGAATTAAACAGGATCAGGATGGAAAATGAACGAATGAAACTTGAGAATGAACATATGTCTCTTGAATTAAGACAAAAGGAGATAGAAATGGATCTTGCTTTGAAAAGAACCTAG
- the LOC121970228 gene encoding uncharacterized protein LOC121970228 isoform X2, with product MNSHQESVIHQSKHGDLPMSDNHLQGSDHRVRASFMDHSKGQHNKASLSDDDELSFNDNAGEKGKKGGLPWHRMKWTDRMVRLLITAVSYIGEDSTSILQKKGKWKAISKVMAERVLYVSPQQCEDKFNDLNKRYKRLTDILGRGTSCKVVENPALLNDMNNLSEKMKEDVRKILSSKHLFYEEMCSYHNCNRLNLPADPALQHSLQLALQSRDEGDRNADSDEEGDAEDHNAVHCDLSCFRKRMKLGVNREAALSGAPSSLHSCGRSSLHSQGLAVDMNQVFPNGSKSTLVQQQWDNSCSLQLEEKRLQIQAGMLELEKQRYKWQRFVKKKDRELNRIRMENERMKLENEHMSLELRQKEIEMDLALKRT from the coding sequence ATGAACAGCCATCAAGAGTCAGTGATCCACCAGTCGAAGCATGGTGATCTTCCAATGTCAGACAATCACTTGCAAGGATCTGATCATCGAGTAAGGGCTTCTTTCATGGATCACAGCAAAGGACAGCATAACAAGGCCTCCTTGAGCGACGATGATGAACTGAGCTTCAATGACAATGCAGGTGAGAAAGGGAAGAAGGGGGGATTGCCATGGCACCGCATGAAGTGGACCGATAGGATGGTTAGGCTTTTGATAACTGCTGTTTCATACATCGGAGAAGATTCTACTTCAATATTACAGAAAAAGGGGAAGTGGAAGGCAATATCGAAAGTCATGGCGGAGAGAGTCTTGTATGTTTCGCCTCAACAATGCGAAGATAAGTTCAATGATCTAAACAAAAGGTACAAGAGGCTCACTGATATTCTTGGCCGGGGCACATCGTGCAAGGTTGTTGAGAATCCAGCCTTGCTGAACGACATGAATAACCTCTCTGAAAAGATGAAGGAAGATGTGAGGAAGATTTTGAGCTCGAAACATCTTTTCTATGAGGAGATGTGCTCGTATCATAATTGTAACCGGTTGAATTTACCCGCTGACCCAGCACTCCAGCATTCGCTTCAGTTGGCACTACAAAGTCGAGATGAAGGTGATCGAAATGCTGATAGTGATGAGGAAGGTGACGCGGAAGACCATAATGCTGTGCATTGTGACTTATCATGCTTTCGGAAAAGGATGAAGCTTGGAGTGAATCGTGAAGCAGCACTTTCTGGAGCTCCTTCAAGTTTACACAGTTGTGGCAGAAGCAGCCTCCATTCTCAAGGTTTAGCAGTCGATATGAACCAGGTTTTTCCAAATGGATCTAAATCCACACTAGTACAGCAACAATGGGATAATTCTTGTTCACTTCAGCTTGAAGAGAAGCGGTTGCAGATTCAAGCCGGGATGTTGGAACTCGAGAAGCAGCGTTACAAGTGGCAAAggtttgttaagaagaaagaccgAGAATTAAACAGGATCAGGATGGAAAATGAACGAATGAAACTTGAGAATGAACATATGTCTCTTGAATTAAGACAAAAGGAGATAGAAATGGATCTTGCTTTGAAAAGAACCTAG